ACATGGGTGCCACCGCACAGCTCCTTGGAGAAGTCGCCGATGGTCACGACCCGGACCCGCTCGCCGTACTTCTCGCCGAACTCGGCGATGGCGCCCTGCTTCTTGGCCTCGTCGATGCCCATGACCTCGGCCTGGACGTCCAGGTCGCGGGCGAGGATCTCGTTGATCTTCTGCTCGACGTCGGTCATCACGGTGGTCGGGACGGCGGACGGGGATCCGAAGTCGAAGCGGAAGCGGCCGGGCTGGTTCTCGGAACCGGCCTGGGCGGCCGTCGGGCCGAGGGCGTCGCGCAGCGCCTGGTGCGTGAGGTGGGTGGCCGAGTGGGCGCGGGCGATGGCCGTGCGGCGGCGATGGTCGATCGAGGCGTGGGCCTTGGCGCCGAGCGTGACCTCGCCGACCTGGACGACGCCCTTGTGGACGTACACGCCGGGAACCGGCTTCTGGGTGTCGCGGATCTCGATGACGGCGCCGGTGTCCACCTTGATGCGGCCGGTGTCGCCGATCTGGCCGCCGCCCTCGGCGTAGAACGGGGTGCGGTCGAGGACGATCTCGACCTCGTCGCCCTCGGTGGCGGCCGGCGAGGAGGCACCGTCGACGAGGATGCCGACGATCGTCGACTCGCCCTCGGTGTCGGAATAGCCGATGAAGTCGGTCGCACCGGCCCGGTCGGCGATCTCGCGGTAGGCGCCCACCCCGGCGTGCCCGGTCTTCTTGGCCTGGGCGTCGGCCTTGGCGCGTTCCCGCTGCTCCTTCATCAGGCGGCGGAAGCCGTCCTCGTCCACGGACAGCCCCTGCTCGGCGGCCATCTCGAGGGTGAGGTCGATCGGGAAGCCCCAGGTGTCGTGGAGCAGGAAGGCCTTGTCGCCGGCGAGAACCGTGCCACCGGTCTGCTTGGTCTCGGTGACGGCGGTGTCGAGGATGTTGGTGCCGGCCTTGAGCGTCTTGAGGAAGGCGTTCTCCTCGGCGAGGGCGACCTTCTCGATGCGCTCGCGGTCGGTGACCAGCTCCGGGTACTGCTGGCCCATCATCTCGATGACGGTGTCGACGAGGTCCTTGACGACCGGGCCGGTGGCGCCGAGCAGGCGCATGTTGCGGATGGCGCGGCGCATGATGCGGCGCAGGACGTAACCGCGGCCCTCGTTGCCGGGGGTGACGCCGTCGCCGATGAGCATCACGGAGGTGCGCATGTGGTCGGTGACCACGCGCAGCGAGACGTCCGACTCGTGGGCCTCGCCGTACTCGACGCCGGTCAGCTCGGTGGCCTTCTTGATGACGGCCATCGAGGTGTCGATCTCGTACATGTTCTGCACGCCCTGAAGAATCATGGCGAGGCGTTCCAGGCCGAGGCCCGTGTCGATGTTCTTGCTCGGCAGGTCGCCCAGGATCTCGAAGTTGTCCTTGCCGATGCCCTCGCCACGCTCGTACTGCATGAAGACGAGGTTCCAGATCTCCACGTACCGCTCGTCGTTGACGGCGGGGCCGCCCTCGACGCCGAACTCGGGGCCGCGGTCGTAGTTGATCTCGGAACAGGGGCCGCAGGGGCCGGGGACGCCCATGGACCAGTAGTTGTCCTTCATGCCGAGGCGCTGGATGCGCTCCTTGGGCACGCCGACGACGTCGTGCCAGATGCGCTCGGCCTCGTCGTCGTCCTTGTAGACGGTGATCCAGAGCTTCTCCGGCTCCAGTCCGTAACCACCCTTGTCCTGGGGCGTGGTGAGCAGCTCCCAGGCGTACTTGATGGCGCCTTCCTTGAAGTAGTCGCCGAAGGAGAAGTTGCCGCACATCTGGAAGAACGTGCCGTGGCGGGTGGTCTTGCCGACCTCTTCGATGTCGGGCGTGCGCACGCACTTCTGCACGCTGGTGGCGCGCGACCACGGCGGCTTGACGTCGCCGAGGAAGTACGGCTTGAAGGGGACCATGCCGGCGGGGACCAGGAGCAGAGTCGGGTCGTCCGCGATGAGCGACGCCGAAGGGACGACGGTGTGCCCGCGCTCCTCGTAGAAGCTCAGCCAGCGGCGGCGGATCTCGGCCGACTCCATCAGTGGTCCTCATTCCGGTTGTGCGAGTACGTCGTGTTCTCGATGTGCTCGGGGTACTTGGGGGTACTGCGGTTGTTCTCGATGGCGGTGTACCGCCGGGGCGCGGGGAGTTCGGGGTCGTCGTGGATCCCCAGCGCCTCCCCCAGCTCGGCCTCCCGCTGGGCCATGTTGTCGCGGACGTCGAGCGCGAAGCCCACCGCGCGGTCCTTGAGGCGCGCTCCCGTCTCGAGCGCCTTGTTGGCCGCGGTCGCGGCGAGGCTCTCGGGGGTCAGCTGCTTCAGCTTGCGATTGACCTTGGTGGTGGCCCAGACACCGGCGGCGACGCCCGTGGTGAACCAGAAGGTACGGCGGAACATCGCTGGTCTCAGTCCCTCTTTCCACGGGGCTTGCGCTTCTCCCGCCGGGAGACCGTTCGGCCCACGATCACGGTCCGCCGGGGCTCCCTGGCGGGCACGTCGTCCTTGCGGCCGCCGAGGGCCCGGCGAACGCCGTAGCCGAAGGCGGCGACCTTCACCAGGGGGCCACCGAAAGTGGAGGCGACCGTGGTGGACAGCGCCGAGGCGTTCGAAGTGACTTCCTGGACGTCGGTGGCGATCGCGTCGACCCGGTCGATCTGGGTCTGCGCGGAACGCACCGCCGCGGAGGCGTCGGCCAGCAGCGGGACGGCCTGCTCGGTCACGTCGGCGACGAGTTTGGTGGTCGCCCTGAGCGTCTGGGCCAGCCTCGCCAGCGCGACGGCGAGGAAGGAGACCAGGATCGCCCAGAACACGGCCACCAGGATGCCGGCCACCTCTCCACCGGACACTGCGCACCCGCTCCCTGTCTGACGAACACCTATCTCTGGAGGCGAGCCTATCGCGCCGACGCCGGCGTTCCGTACCGGATTAGGCGTGCGAAAGCCCGCCGTCCCACCTGCCCCGAAGGGCAGGGAGACGACGGGCCTTGGCGCAGAAGTCCTACGACCGCCGCAGACCGATCCGGAAGGGGATCAGCGGGCGTAGTACTCGACGACGAGCTGCTCGTCGCAGATCACGGGGATCTCCTTGCGGTTCGGCTCACGGTCCAGGCGGAAGGCCAGGGCGCGGAGGTTCACCTGGAGGTAGCGCGGGGTCTCGCCGTCGGGGGCGAAGCCGCCCTCGCGGGAGATCGAGAACAGCGTCTTCTCACGGCTGCGCTCGCGCACCATGACGACGTCGTCCGGCTTGACGCGGAAGGACGGCTTGTCGACCTTCTGGCCGTTGACCTCGATGTGGCCGTGGACGACCATCTGGCGGGCCTGGTAGATCGTGCGGGCGATGCCCGAACGCAGGACCAGCGCGTCGAGACGGCGCTCGAGCTCGATGATCAGGGCCTCACCGGTCTTGCCCTGGACCTTGGAGGCACGCTCGTAGGCGCGGACGAGCTGGCGCTCGGACACGTCGTACTGCGCGCGCAGACGCTGCTTCTCGAGCAGACGGACCTTGTAGTCCGAGTTCTGCTTGCGGCCGCGGCCGTGCTCACCCGGCGGGTAGGGGCGGGCCTCGAAGTACTTGACGGCCTTCGGGGTCAGCGCGATGCCGAGGGCACGCGACTTCTTGACCTTGGGACGGGGCTGGTTCGCCACGATCTCTCACTTTCCAGAATTTCCGGCTTGTCAGAGTTAAGGGAGGTCGCATCCGCAGCCGGGGAAACCCGTCGGGTCCGCGTGGAACCTGTCGGGCAGCCGCTCCCCTGGTCTGGGCACATACGTGCAGCACGCGAGTTGCCCACCGACCGTTCCCGGAATTCCGGGTGGTGATGGGCTGCCCGCGACACCTTCGACGGTGCGCGACGCTCCTGGAGCGAGGTCCGAGGACCGGTGCTCCGGCCGACTGTCCTGTTCTGACTGCACGGGACGCGGCACTTCGGGCGAGTCTACAGGGTGCTCAGGACCCGTCGCGACCGAGGTGCTGCCGGGTCCACTCGACCGCGTCCGCATAGCGGGCCTCGGCGCCGTGCCGGGTGGGCTCGTAGTACTCACGGTCCTTGATGGCGTCCGGGGCGTACTGCTGGGCGGCGATGCCCTCGGGCAGGTCGTGCGGATACACGTACCCCTGCGCGTGCCCCAGCTTGGCGGCGCCCTTGTAGTGCCCGTCGCGCAGATGCGGCGGCACCGGGCCGGCCAGTCCCTTGCGTACGTCCTCCAGGGCGGCGCCGATCGCGGTCGTCGCGGCGTTGGACTTGGGTGCCAGGGCGAGGGCGATGGTGGTGTGGCTGAGCGTGAGGGCGGCCTCGGGGAAGCCGATCATGGCGACGGCCTGGGCGGCGGCGACCGCGAGGGGCAGCGCGCCCGGGTCGGCGAGGCCGATGTCCTCGCTGGCGGAGATCATCAGGCGGCGGGCGATGAAGCGGGGGTCCTCGCCGGCCTCGATCATGCGGGCCAGGTAGTGCAGGGCCGCGTCGACGTCCGAACCCCGGATGGACTTGATGAGGGCGCTGGCGACGTCGTAGTGCTGGTCGCCGTCACGGTCGTACTTCACCGCCGCGCGGTCGACGGTCTGCTCCAGGGTCTGGAGGCTGATGTCGGTCTCGTCCTGGTCCAGGGCGGCCCCGGCGGCGGCCTCCAGGGCGGTGAGGGCGCGCCGGGCGTCGCCGCCGGCGATGCGCAGCAGATGAGCCTCGGTGTCCTCGGGGAGGGTGAGAGCGCCCTTGAGGCCGCGATCGTCGGTCAGGGCGCGCCTGACGAGGTCGCGGAGGTCGCCGTCCGTCAGGGGCTCGAGGGTCAGCAGGAGGGAACGGGAGAGCAGGGGCGAGATCACCGAGAAGTACGGGTTCTCGGTGGTCGCCGCGATCAGCGTCACCCAGCGGTTCTCGACGGCCGGCAGGAGGGAGTCCTGCTGGGCCTTGCTGAAGCGGTGGATCTCGTCGAGGAAGAGGACGGTCTCCTTGCCGTAGCCGCCGATGGCGCGGCGGGCGCCGTCGATGACCGCGCGGACCTCCTTGACGCCCGCGGTGATGGCCGACAGTTCGACGAACCGCTTGTTGGTGGCCTTCGAGACGACGTACGCCAGGGTCGTCTTCCCGGTGCCGGGCGGCCCCCAGAGGATCACCGAGGAGGGCCCGGCCGGGCCCGTGGCGCCCTCGCCGACCAGGCGGCGCAGGGGTGAGCCCGGCTTCAGCAGGTGCTGCTGGCCCACCACCTCGTCGAGGATGCGCGGGCGCATCCGGACCGCCAGGGGGCTCCCGGCGGGGTCCTTCTCCTGGCGGTCTTCTGCTGCGGCGGTGAACAGGTCGGGCTCCACACGTCGGAGCCTACGTCAGAGGTCTGACAGTGACGTCCGACGCCTGTCCGGTACGGGGCTCAGGCCCAGAGGTCCGCGCCCCAGCGGGTCAGGATCAGCATGCCGATGATGCCGACGTGGGTGACCGGCAGGACCCAGGTGAACTCGCCGAGGAAGCGCTTCAGCCAGCCCGGGGCGGGCAGGAGGTCGTTGCGCACGTTGAACGAGGTGACGTACCAGAACATGGTGATCGTCGCGACCCAGGCCAGCGAGCACCACAGGCACAGGGCGTTGATCTTGTACAGGGACTGGTACTGGAGCCAGGTGCAGAAGGCGACGCCGAAGAGGGTGCCGAAGTTGAAGGTCAGCCAGTACCAGCGCGGGAACGCGACCCGGGTCAGCAGGCTCATGCCGACACAGATCACGATGCCGTAGGCGACGAGGCCGAGCATCGGGTTGGGGAAGCCGAAGGCGGCGGCCTGCTTGCTCTCCATGACGCTGCCGCAGCTGATGATCGGGCTGATGCTGCAACTGGGCGTGAAGGTCTCGCCGGCGACCTTGGCCTCGAGGATCTTGAACTTGTCGAGCGTGATGACCCAGGCGGCCAGCAGACCGGCGGCACCGGTGATCAGCAGCAGGATCGCGAACGCACGGCTGCCGCCCACGGTCCGGGGCTCGGTCGCGGTGACGCGCCCGGGCTCGGACTCCGTGGAGACGTCTTTGACTGTCGTCTTGCTCATCACGCCGATCCGTCACTTGAGAGTTGGACCATCTTCGGGCAGGGGCCATTGTGCCGCACCGGGCCGGGTGCGCACCGTTCGGTGCGCATAAGGAAGTACGTACGGCCGCCCCCCGGCGTTCGGTTCCGGCCAAGGCCAGGCGCACACCGGCACGCGCGCGTGAGGTTCGGACGACGACACCCTCCGGAGGACGAACGGGCGGCCGCCAGGTTGACGTTCCGGCGCATGACGATCCAACGCATGACGTTGTGACGTTGTGGCGCATGACGAAGGCGCCGGGTCGTCCGACCCGGCGCCTTCCTGGGGCTTACGCGCCCGCTAGCCCAGCTTCGACTCCAGTTCCGCCACGATCTCGTTGACGCCGATCGCCGTCTGCTCGCCGGACTCCATGTCCTTGAGCTGGACGACGCCCTCGGCGAGGTCGCGTTCGCCGGCGACGATCGTGTAGCGGGCCCCGCTGCGGTTGGCGCTCTTCATGGCGCCCTTGAGCCCCCTGGAGCCGTAGGAGAAGTCCGCCGCGACACCGAGCTTGCGCAGTTCGGTGACCTTCGCGAAGAGGACCCGGCGGGCCTCCTCGCCGAGCGGGACGGCGAACACGGAGGTCGCGGCGGGCAGCTCCAGCTCCACGCCCTCCGCCTCCAGCGCCAGCACCGTACGGTCGACGCCCAGCGCCCAGCCCACCGACGGCAGCGCGGGGCCGCCGATCATCTCGGAGAGACCGTCGTAGCGGCCGCCCCCGCCCACCGCGGACTGGGAGCCCAGTCCGTCGTGGACGAACTCGAAGGTCGTGCGGGTGTAGTAGTCGAGGCCGCGGACCAGCTTCGGGTCGTCCTCGAAGACCACGCCCGCCGCCGTGATCAGCTCACGGACCTCCTCGTGGTACGCCTTGCACGCGTCGCAGAGGTAGTCGCGCAGCAGTGGCGCGCCCCCGAGCTGCTTCTGGACCGCCTCGCGCTTGTCGTCCAGGACCCTCAGCGGGTTGATCTCCGCGCGGCGCAGCGTGTCCTCGTCGAGGTCAAGGCCCCGCAGGAAGGCCTGGAGTGCCTCCCGGTACACCGGGCGGCACTCCTTGTCGCCGAGGCTGTTGAGGAGGATGCGGAAGTTGCGCAGCCCCAGCGACCGGTACGCCTGGTCGGCCAGGATGATCAGCTCGGCGTCCAGCGCCGGGTCCTCCGCGCCGATCGCCTCGGCACCGACCTGGGAGAAGTGCCGGTACCGGCCCGCCTGCGGCTTCTCGTACCGGTAGTACGAGCCCGAGTACCAGAGCTTGACCGGCAGGTTGCCCTGCTTGTGCAGGTTCGCCTCCAGGGCGGCGCGCAGCACGGACGCCGTGCCCTCCGGGCGCAGGGCCAGCTGGTCGCCTCCCTTGGTCTCGAAGGCGTACATCTCCTTGCTGACGATGTCGGTGGACTCGCCCACACCGCGCGCGAACAGGTTGACGTCCTCGAAGCCGGGCGTCTCGACATAGCCGTAGCCGGAGTTGCGCAGCGGGGCGGCGATCGCCTCGCGTACCGCGAGGAACTTCGCGGAACGCGGCGGAATCAGGTCGTACGTGCCCTTGGGGGCCTGAAAGGTACTCACGGAAGGTCTCTCGTCACATTCCTCGTCGGGGAGGGGTGTGCGAACCCGCTCCCTGGCCGCCGGCCGCCACCTGCCGCAGATACGGGTTGGTGGCGCGCTCCTGGCCGATGGTCGTCTGGGGGCCGTGGCCGGACAGCACCACGGTCGAGTCCTCGAGCGGCAGGCACACGCGGGCCAGCGAGTCGAGCATCTCGGCCATGTCACCGCCGGGCAGGTCGGTGCGTCCGATGGAGCCGGCGAACAGCAGATCCCCGGAGAAGAAGACCGACGGGACGTCGGCCGTCTCGGGCATCCGGAAGGTCACCGACCCCCTGGTATGGCCCGGCGCATGGGCGACGGAGAACTCCATACCCGCCAGGTCCAGCCCGACGCCGTCGGTCAGTTCACGGACGTCGTCCGGCTCTCCCACGGTCAGCTCGCCCATCAGCGGCATCCCGATGGACCGGCCGAGCGCCTTCTCCGGGTCGCTCATCATGTAGCGGTCCTCGGGGTGGATCCAGGCAGGTACGTCGTGTGCTCCGCACACCGGGACGACCGAGGCCACGTGGTCGATGTGGCCGTGGGTGAGGACGACGGCGACGGGCTTGAGCCGATGCTTCCTGATCGCTTCCTCGACTCCTGGGGCCGCCTGGTGGCCCGGGTCGATGATCACGCACTCCTCACCGGCGGCGGGGGCGACGAGATAACAGTTCGTCCCCCAGGCCCCGGCGGGGAACCCGGCAATGAGCACGATCGTCCTTCGTTTGTGTCGATACGCGTGGGCTTCTGGGCGGCTGCGCCAGTGGTCAGAGCCTACCGGCGCTGCCGATTCCTCAGCGAACCCATATACGGTACGGGGCACACGCAGGCGGTCGGCTCACAAGACGCACGCGTCCCAGTCGACGTACGAGACGCACGAGGAGAGAACTCGGTGGTCACCCAGGAACAGCGGAAGCGTCAGCTCGCCCGGGAGAAGTTCTTGCGGCAGCAGCAGCGGCGCACCTCCGCGCGACGCAAGGCTCGCGCGCGCAACTCGGTGATCGCGTCGGTGCTCGGCGTGATCATCATCGGCAGTGTGGCGCTGTACACGACGGGCGTCCTGAAGGACGACGACAAGGCGAACGCGAGCTCGGAGACGACGCCTTCCCCGACGCCCAGCGCCGTCAAGGACCCGTGCGAGAAGGCGGCCGCGGGCTCGGTCAAGACGCAGACCTGGAAGAAGGA
The sequence above is a segment of the Streptomyces asoensis genome. Coding sequences within it:
- the alaS gene encoding alanine--tRNA ligase; its protein translation is MESAEIRRRWLSFYEERGHTVVPSASLIADDPTLLLVPAGMVPFKPYFLGDVKPPWSRATSVQKCVRTPDIEEVGKTTRHGTFFQMCGNFSFGDYFKEGAIKYAWELLTTPQDKGGYGLEPEKLWITVYKDDDEAERIWHDVVGVPKERIQRLGMKDNYWSMGVPGPCGPCSEINYDRGPEFGVEGGPAVNDERYVEIWNLVFMQYERGEGIGKDNFEILGDLPSKNIDTGLGLERLAMILQGVQNMYEIDTSMAVIKKATELTGVEYGEAHESDVSLRVVTDHMRTSVMLIGDGVTPGNEGRGYVLRRIMRRAIRNMRLLGATGPVVKDLVDTVIEMMGQQYPELVTDRERIEKVALAEENAFLKTLKAGTNILDTAVTETKQTGGTVLAGDKAFLLHDTWGFPIDLTLEMAAEQGLSVDEDGFRRLMKEQRERAKADAQAKKTGHAGVGAYREIADRAGATDFIGYSDTEGESTIVGILVDGASSPAATEGDEVEIVLDRTPFYAEGGGQIGDTGRIKVDTGAVIEIRDTQKPVPGVYVHKGVVQVGEVTLGAKAHASIDHRRRTAIARAHSATHLTHQALRDALGPTAAQAGSENQPGRFRFDFGSPSAVPTTVMTDVEQKINEILARDLDVQAEVMGIDEAKKQGAIAEFGEKYGERVRVVTIGDFSKELCGGTHVHNTSQLGLVKLLGESSIGSGVRRIEALVGVDAYNFLAREHTVVAQLQELIKGRPEELPEKVSAMLGKLKDAEKEIEKFRAEKVLQAAAGLVESAKDVRGVALVTGQVPDGTTPDDLRRLVLDVRGRIQGGRAAVVALFTVNNGKPLTVIATNEAARERGLKAGDLVRTAAKTLGGGGGGKPDVAQGGGQNPAAVGDAVDAVERLVAETAK
- a CDS encoding vitamin K epoxide reductase family protein, which gives rise to MSKTTVKDVSTESEPGRVTATEPRTVGGSRAFAILLLITGAAGLLAAWVITLDKFKILEAKVAGETFTPSCSISPIISCGSVMESKQAAAFGFPNPMLGLVAYGIVICVGMSLLTRVAFPRWYWLTFNFGTLFGVAFCTWLQYQSLYKINALCLWCSLAWVATITMFWYVTSFNVRNDLLPAPGWLKRFLGEFTWVLPVTHVGIIGMLILTRWGADLWA
- a CDS encoding replication-associated recombination protein A; amino-acid sequence: MEPDLFTAAAEDRQEKDPAGSPLAVRMRPRILDEVVGQQHLLKPGSPLRRLVGEGATGPAGPSSVILWGPPGTGKTTLAYVVSKATNKRFVELSAITAGVKEVRAVIDGARRAIGGYGKETVLFLDEIHRFSKAQQDSLLPAVENRWVTLIAATTENPYFSVISPLLSRSLLLTLEPLTDGDLRDLVRRALTDDRGLKGALTLPEDTEAHLLRIAGGDARRALTALEAAAGAALDQDETDISLQTLEQTVDRAAVKYDRDGDQHYDVASALIKSIRGSDVDAALHYLARMIEAGEDPRFIARRLMISASEDIGLADPGALPLAVAAAQAVAMIGFPEAALTLSHTTIALALAPKSNAATTAIGAALEDVRKGLAGPVPPHLRDGHYKGAAKLGHAQGYVYPHDLPEGIAAQQYAPDAIKDREYYEPTRHGAEARYADAVEWTRQHLGRDGS
- a CDS encoding MBL fold metallo-hydrolase: MLIAGFPAGAWGTNCYLVAPAAGEECVIIDPGHQAAPGVEEAIRKHRLKPVAVVLTHGHIDHVASVVPVCGAHDVPAWIHPEDRYMMSDPEKALGRSIGMPLMGELTVGEPDDVRELTDGVGLDLAGMEFSVAHAPGHTRGSVTFRMPETADVPSVFFSGDLLFAGSIGRTDLPGGDMAEMLDSLARVCLPLEDSTVVLSGHGPQTTIGQERATNPYLRQVAAGGQGAGSHTPPRRGM
- the rpsD gene encoding 30S ribosomal protein S4, which codes for MANQPRPKVKKSRALGIALTPKAVKYFEARPYPPGEHGRGRKQNSDYKVRLLEKQRLRAQYDVSERQLVRAYERASKVQGKTGEALIIELERRLDALVLRSGIARTIYQARQMVVHGHIEVNGQKVDKPSFRVKPDDVVMVRERSREKTLFSISREGGFAPDGETPRYLQVNLRALAFRLDREPNRKEIPVICDEQLVVEYYAR
- a CDS encoding DUF948 domain-containing protein, with product MSGGEVAGILVAVFWAILVSFLAVALARLAQTLRATTKLVADVTEQAVPLLADASAAVRSAQTQIDRVDAIATDVQEVTSNASALSTTVASTFGGPLVKVAAFGYGVRRALGGRKDDVPAREPRRTVIVGRTVSRREKRKPRGKRD
- the hisS gene encoding histidine--tRNA ligase, whose amino-acid sequence is MSTFQAPKGTYDLIPPRSAKFLAVREAIAAPLRNSGYGYVETPGFEDVNLFARGVGESTDIVSKEMYAFETKGGDQLALRPEGTASVLRAALEANLHKQGNLPVKLWYSGSYYRYEKPQAGRYRHFSQVGAEAIGAEDPALDAELIILADQAYRSLGLRNFRILLNSLGDKECRPVYREALQAFLRGLDLDEDTLRRAEINPLRVLDDKREAVQKQLGGAPLLRDYLCDACKAYHEEVRELITAAGVVFEDDPKLVRGLDYYTRTTFEFVHDGLGSQSAVGGGGRYDGLSEMIGGPALPSVGWALGVDRTVLALEAEGVELELPAATSVFAVPLGEEARRVLFAKVTELRKLGVAADFSYGSRGLKGAMKSANRSGARYTIVAGERDLAEGVVQLKDMESGEQTAIGVNEIVAELESKLG